CAATGGCGCGCGCCGTATCGGGATAATCCCCGGTGATCATCACGGTGCGGATTCCGGCCTGGCGTGCTTTTTGAATTGCGGGGCGCACTTCCATACGCGGCGGATCGATCATGCCCATCAACCCCACGAAGATAAAATCGCGCTCCACTTCTTCCGGCGTAACATCGACCGCCACGTCCTGTTCCACCCGGTAGGCCACTGCCAAAACCCGCAGCGCTTGCTGTGCCATGGTTTCATTCGCCTGCAGGATGCGCGCCCGCACCTCGTCGGTCAAGGGCATGGATTGATCGTCGATGTTTTGATATTGCGTACATAGATCGAGCACCACATCGGGGGCGCCTTTGATCGCCGCGACTTCCCATTCCTGCAGTCTGTCATCGTAAAACGGGCTTGCGTCATCCGGGCGGGGTTCCTGGATTCGATGTACCGTGGTCATGCGCTTGCGCGTCGAGTCGAAGGGGATTTCTTCGATGCGCGGGTACGCTCTTTCGAGTTTGTCGCGATCCGCACCGGCTTTTGCGGCTGCAACGACCAGCGCCGCTTCCGTGGGATCACCCACGATGCGAGGTGCGGTCACCCCGTTTTCGTCTTCGGCGATTTCTACCTGCGCGTCGTTCGCCAGCGCTCCGACCCAAAGCGCGGTCGTGGAGGCCGGGTAATCCTTGAGAGCAACCGTCTTGCCATCGACGATGAAATCTCCAACAGGTTCGTACCCACCGCCCGTGATCCCGAAGTTCACGCCGTCGACCCACAGGCGTGTGACCGTCATTTGATTCTGTGTCAGTGTGCCCGTCTTGTCGGAGCAGATGACCGTCGTGGATCCCAGCGTTTCGACGGAGGAGAGTTTGCGAATCAAGGCATGCTTCGCGATCATCTCGCGCATGCCCAAGGCCAGCGTGATGGTAACCACGGCCGGAAGTCCCTCGGGAACGGCCGCGACCGCCAAACTGACCGCTACGAGGAACATTTCCAGCGGATCTACACCTCGCATCCACCCGACGGCAAACACGATGCCGCAAATGACCAGGGCAGCCCAACCCAGCACTTTGCCGAGTTGATCCAGCCGGCGCTGCAGGGGCGTGGGTTCCTCTTTAACCGCTTGCAGCATGGCGGCGATCATGCCAAGCTGGGTACGCATGCCGGTGTTGACCACGATGCCGCGGCCGCGGCCGTAGGAGACCAGGGTTCCGCTGAACGCCGTGTTGCGGCGATCTCCCAGGGAAACATCCATGGTCAATACTACGCGCGCGTCCTTCTGAACCGGGACGGATTCGCCGGTAAGTGCAGCTTCTTCGATCTTCAGATTGACGGTCTCGACCAGACGCAGGTCTGCGGGCACATAGTTCCCACTGTCCAACAGGACGACGTCGCCCGGCACCAGCTCGCGAGCGGATACGGTCTGGTGATGACCGTCCCGGATCACGTGCGCTTCCGGTGCCGCCAAACGCCGCAGCGCAGCAAGCGCTTCCTCCGCGCGCCGCTCCTGAACGATACCGAGCAAGGCATTGAGAATAACAATGATCAGGATGGCCGCCGCTTCGATGTAATCGCCAAGCAGCGCAGATATGACCACTGCGACGAGCAGTATGATGACGATGAAATTATTGAATTGCTCCAGGGCCATCTGCCACAAGGTCGTCCCGGGTTGTTCGCTGAGTTCGTTGGGACCGTACTCTTCGAGCCGCTGCTTCGCTTCTTCCGAAGTCAACCCGCTTTTCGGGGAAGTTTCCAGCGCGTGGACGACCTCGTCGGCTTCCAGGGCGTGCCAGACTTTCTCTCTATCGGCATGCTGGCCGGGACTGACGGGTAGTTCGGGTGATTCCTCGCTCACGGATTCGAGCAGCTCCTTACGTGAAAGTCTGGGGCGCTTGCCCCAGCAAGTGGATTATAGCATGCGGCCTTTCCTGCCAATCTGACAATTCCTTCCCAAAAGACGGACGCAGATTCAGTATCGGATCAAACTTCGTCATCTGAACCGTGGGGTTATCCTGCCGCCTTCGACCCGATAATCGTGTAGGGATAAATATCAGGAGACCAGCTCCGCTTGCAGTACTGATCTCCAATTATGCTTCGACTCAGTTCAATGCTCGTCCGGCATTGCGTTGATTAATTTGCCTCTGAGAGGCCGTCCTCCGGATTCAATTCCTGGATTTTTCCGCTGGTCATGAAGATGACGTGCTCGGCCAAATTCGTGGCGCGATCGGCAAAGCGTTCGAGGTTGTGTCCGATGAACATCAGATAGAGGCAGTCGGTCGTTTTCTCGGGATGATGGGTTATGCGTTCGACCAGATCGGAATAAAGCGCGTGGTAAAGTTCATCGATTTGCGTGTCGATCGAAGCAACTTTGTACGCCAGTTCATCGTCCGCTTCCTGGTAGGCTTTGATGGCCCGTTTGAGCATGCTGAACACGAGTTCTGCCATTTCGTCCAGACTGGGCGGCAAGTCACCTGCGCATTTCTCTTCCATACGAAGAAACACTTTGGCGATCCCGGCGGCGTAATCTCCCATGCGTTCCATGTCGCCTGCGAGATTCATCCCCGCAACGATGGCGCGCAGATCGCCGGCGGCGGGTTGCTGGGTGGCGATCATGTGAAGACAGGCATTCTCGATTCTGTAACGCATCTCATTTATGGTCAAATCCCCCTTGATGATTTCCTCGCCGAGTTCTACGTTTCCCTCACGCAATGCCCTCAGGGACCCCCCAATGGCCGAGTTCAGTAATTCGGCCATCTGGGATACGTTCTCGCGCAAATCCTCTAAATCACGATCGAAAATCGCTCTCGCGGATGGGCTTGTGTCTTTCGATGTCATGTGCCGCATTTCTCCCGATTCAAGACGCATTCTCGGTAAAAGTCGTGACCCATCGAATGCCAGTCCGGCGGCGTGAAACTCTGCCTGCGCCGATCATAAAATGGGTTAAATTTACATACCATTATACAGGTGATGCAACGGATCGCCTAAGCCGGATGGTGTTGTTCGACGGGGAATGCATCCTCGTGGGAAAAATATCGCCAACGATGAGGGGATCTTTCCCAAATTCCTAGTTTTCAGCAGTCTGCGGACGGTGGTCCACCCCGATGGAGTGCAGCGCCCGTAATCCCGCTTGATGAAGACGTCCGTTGGAGACCAACACGCCGATGTTCTTTTTCAATCGCCGCCCCTGGCCGAAGTCGAGCGGTTCGCCGCGTAGATCGCTGACTTTCCCGCCCGCCTCCTCCACGATCAGTGAGCCCGCGGCCTGGTCCCAAATGTATTCCGTGTACTGCGGCATTTTGGGTGAAAGCAGACGAAAGAGCAGCTCCCCTCCGCCGGCTGCGAGGACGGCGTATTTTGCCTGGCTATCCAGGCGCAGCGGAGCTTTCTGCACACCCAAGACATCTACCAATTCGTTCATCTTATCCTGATCGGTGTGACTCGATTCATAGGAACGCAAAATCCGCGCCTGGGCCGGGTCGTCGATCTGGGACACCTGCAAACGTTTGAACGATTCGCCTTCAATGCCGCGTGCGTATGCGCCCTTGCCGCGCACGGCAACCGCCACACTCCCCAATCCGCCGATATCCGGGGCAAGATCGGCGTCCAGGTTGGGACAACCCAGGGCGCCAACCATTACTCGACCGTCGACGATCAACGCCAGCGCCACGACGTACTGGTCGCCGCGCAGGAAACCTTTTGTGCCGTCGATCGGGTCGAGGGTCCAGAAGCGCTGCGCAGGTTCCCTTGCGCCGAAATCGATCCAGGAACAGACGAGGTCGTCCGTCGCTTCAGGTCGCACTGATGACACAAAAGCGGTCACCGCAGATAGCGTCTTCTCAGCATCGGGTTCACGCAGGACGGCGCTGTTTTCCTCGCCCACGAGCGTTTCCTGCTCGAATGTTTCCTGAAACATGTGGGCGACGACGGCCTGCGAGGCGAAGTCGGCCACCGTGACCGGTGAGTGATCCGCTTTGGAAAGGGCGGCCGTCACCATTTCTGCCTGTATCCGGCGGCAGAGGCGTGCGGCGGTCTCTACGGCGCTGACGGCAAATTCGGCTTCCGCTTTATATGCGTTGAACATACATTCTCCTTGATCTGGATTACCGTAGACATCCTCCATCACGGTGATCCGGACCGGCATCGCTTCATTGTACTCGATCTTCCACCGGCCGGACTGCGAAGCATGTCCGCGCGGTACAATTTTTCCATCGAGGGAGGAGTGGACATGCGCAGATTCTGGATCGTGCCGGTATTCTTGTTGTTGGTAGGATGTTCCGCCTCAACCGCATCCCCATCCGCGACCGAGTCGATCCCTAATCAGGTTCCCCCGACGCCGGAATCCGTTCCAACGGAAACGATGCCCGCCACTGTAACAGAATCAATGCAATCCGTGCAAACCTTGCCGGACGCGTCGGGCTATCGTTGGACGAAAGTCGTCGCTGGATTAATTCGACCGCTTGACCTGCAGAATGCGGGAGACGGGCGGATTTTCATCGTCGAGCAGCGTGGTGTGATTTGGATCATGGAAGACGGAGCCCTTCTCGACAAGCCCTTTCTCGATATCCAGGACCGCGTTGGCAGGGACGCCAACGAACGGGGTCTATTGGGGTTA
The sequence above is drawn from the Anaerolineales bacterium genome and encodes:
- a CDS encoding HAD-IC family P-type ATPase translates to MSEESPELPVSPGQHADREKVWHALEADEVVHALETSPKSGLTSEEAKQRLEEYGPNELSEQPGTTLWQMALEQFNNFIVIILLVAVVISALLGDYIEAAAILIIVILNALLGIVQERRAEEALAALRRLAAPEAHVIRDGHHQTVSARELVPGDVVLLDSGNYVPADLRLVETVNLKIEEAALTGESVPVQKDARVVLTMDVSLGDRRNTAFSGTLVSYGRGRGIVVNTGMRTQLGMIAAMLQAVKEEPTPLQRRLDQLGKVLGWAALVICGIVFAVGWMRGVDPLEMFLVAVSLAVAAVPEGLPAVVTITLALGMREMIAKHALIRKLSSVETLGSTTVICSDKTGTLTQNQMTVTRLWVDGVNFGITGGGYEPVGDFIVDGKTVALKDYPASTTALWVGALANDAQVEIAEDENGVTAPRIVGDPTEAALVVAAAKAGADRDKLERAYPRIEEIPFDSTRKRMTTVHRIQEPRPDDASPFYDDRLQEWEVAAIKGAPDVVLDLCTQYQNIDDQSMPLTDEVRARILQANETMAQQALRVLAVAYRVEQDVAVDVTPEEVERDFIFVGLMGMIDPPRMEVRPAIQKARQAGIRTVMITGDYPDTARAI
- the phoU gene encoding phosphate signaling complex protein PhoU — its product is MTSKDTSPSARAIFDRDLEDLRENVSQMAELLNSAIGGSLRALREGNVELGEEIIKGDLTINEMRYRIENACLHMIATQQPAAGDLRAIVAGMNLAGDMERMGDYAAGIAKVFLRMEEKCAGDLPPSLDEMAELVFSMLKRAIKAYQEADDELAYKVASIDTQIDELYHALYSDLVERITHHPEKTTDCLYLMFIGHNLERFADRATNLAEHVIFMTSGKIQELNPEDGLSEAN
- a CDS encoding 3'(2'),5'-bisphosphate nucleotidase, giving the protein MFNAYKAEAEFAVSAVETAARLCRRIQAEMVTAALSKADHSPVTVADFASQAVVAHMFQETFEQETLVGEENSAVLREPDAEKTLSAVTAFVSSVRPEATDDLVCSWIDFGAREPAQRFWTLDPIDGTKGFLRGDQYVVALALIVDGRVMVGALGCPNLDADLAPDIGGLGSVAVAVRGKGAYARGIEGESFKRLQVSQIDDPAQARILRSYESSHTDQDKMNELVDVLGVQKAPLRLDSQAKYAVLAAGGGELLFRLLSPKMPQYTEYIWDQAAGSLIVEEAGGKVSDLRGEPLDFGQGRRLKKNIGVLVSNGRLHQAGLRALHSIGVDHRPQTAEN